The Thomasclavelia ramosa DSM 1402 genome includes a region encoding these proteins:
- a CDS encoding AfsR/SARP family transcriptional regulator, with product MKLKVDFFNAYVIKLDEDHWLDFNIINSPKLAKLLAYIIYHHRRKLSSNDLQELMFASGESNNPANALKALIYRLRTILKNNLGEYDYILSSQGTYYWNPEIEMIFDVDDFTLYHRLGRNEIHDEEIRAKYYMKAYYRYSGEFLPMIENVEKLSIIRGFLNSQFLNVSRFLIEFYLKKEEYGIIEEICMKNLADNYLDENINAILVLALVKQDKITLAKEHYNKVTSALKDDLGNATIRKMKYYLNYNVNNAEERNIFSIQDDLIETKTRGAYSCDYDFFKKSYRLEARKSIRNRTKKTLAVLTITPKNYIKNNLEIYNLVLEETSNILEKVILNSLRLGDIVCKYSMKQFLILLDCDENGVVKAINRIKKDFLAQDKYERVSIDYSYAAIAVAKMHIDDEDILKLQ from the coding sequence GTGAAACTTAAGGTTGATTTTTTTAATGCCTATGTGATTAAATTGGATGAAGATCATTGGCTAGATTTTAATATAATTAATTCACCCAAGTTGGCTAAATTATTAGCTTATATTATTTATCATCATCGTCGTAAATTAAGTTCTAATGATTTACAAGAATTAATGTTTGCTTCAGGTGAATCAAATAATCCAGCTAATGCGTTAAAGGCTTTGATTTATCGTTTGAGAACCATTTTAAAAAATAATTTAGGTGAGTATGATTATATTTTATCTTCACAAGGAACATATTATTGGAATCCTGAAATAGAGATGATTTTTGATGTAGATGACTTTACCTTGTATCATCGTTTAGGACGAAATGAGATTCATGATGAGGAAATAAGAGCTAAATATTATATGAAAGCTTATTATCGATATAGTGGTGAATTTTTGCCAATGATAGAAAATGTGGAAAAGTTATCGATTATTAGAGGTTTTTTGAACTCACAATTTTTAAATGTATCACGATTCTTGATTGAATTTTATTTAAAAAAGGAAGAGTATGGAATTATTGAAGAAATTTGTATGAAAAATTTAGCTGATAATTATCTTGATGAGAACATTAATGCTATTTTAGTTCTTGCATTAGTTAAACAAGATAAGATAACTTTAGCTAAAGAACACTATAATAAAGTCACTTCCGCTTTAAAAGATGATTTGGGAAATGCAACGATTAGGAAAATGAAGTATTATTTAAATTATAATGTCAATAATGCTGAAGAAAGAAATATTTTTTCTATTCAAGATGACTTGATTGAAACAAAGACGAGAGGTGCATATAGTTGCGATTATGATTTTTTTAAAAAGTCATATCGTTTGGAAGCACGAAAATCAATTCGTAATAGAACTAAAAAGACGTTAGCAGTATTGACTATTACACCTAAAAATTATATTAAAAATAATTTAGAAATTTATAATCTTGTTTTAGAAGAAACATCCAATATTTTAGAAAAAGTTATTTTAAATTCATTAAGATTAGGTGATATTGTTTGTAAATATAGTATGAAACAATTTTTGATTTTGCTTGATTGTGATGAAAATGGAGTAGTAAAAGCGATTAATCGCATTAAGAAGGATTTTTTAGCCCAGGATAAATATGAACGAGTTAGTATAGATTATAGTTATGCAGCGATTGCAGTAGCAAAAATGCATATAGATGATGAAGATATCTTAAAACTTCAATAA